ACGGAAAAGCTGCGTATCGCGCTGGATCGTGTGCAGTACTGGACCGGCAACGGCGCCCAGCTGTCGCCCGCCGTCGCCCGTCTGGTCAAGGACTATTCGGCCAAGGTTTCGGCCTCGGCCTGATAGCCCTGTTTGCCCAGACAGCGCGCTTTGCCTGTGAACAGGGCAGGGCATCTCGCCCTACGCCTGCTTCCATGACCCGCGCCGCGCAATGAGCAACGCCGCTCCTCCCACGGTGGCACCCGCCGACCTGGTCGAGCTCGGGCGTATCGCCGCGGCCTACGGGGTCAAGGGCTGGGTCAAGATCCAGCCTCATTCGGCCGATGCGGATGTCCTGCTGTCCATCGCGGCAGCCGCGCATGCCACCTCAGCCGGTGCCTCATCCAGGTCCTCCAGGTCATCCTCGCCTGAAAAGCCATCTTCCGCCGCGTCGGCTTCGACCTGGTGGTTGATGCGACCCGCGCTGCCCGGCACCGCCGCCGCGGCATCCGGCAAGACCTCTCCCGCGATCGCCTACGTCGTCAAGGCGGCGCGCGCGCACGGTTCGACCGTCGTCGCGCAACTGGCTGGCATCGACGATCGCGATCAAGCGGAAGCGCTGAAAGGCATGGCCGTCTGTGCGCCGCGCAGCGCTTTTCCCGCGCCCGAAGAGGACGAGTATTACTGGGTCGACCTGATCGGTTGCGCCCTGTATGGCGACGACGACGGCACACCGGTCCTGCTGGGCGTCGTCGACGAAGTCCTGGATAACGGCGCGCACGCCGTGCTGAAGGTATTGCGCCAGGGCACCGGCCCGGCGGGAGACCCGCAACCCCTGCTCGACGCCAGGGGCCGCCGGGTCGAAATGCTCGTGCCTTTCGTCCAGGCCCACATCCGTGCCGTGGACCTGCAAGGCCGCCGCATCGATAGCGACTGGCCGCTGGATTTCTGATGCGTTTCGACGTCCTTACCCTGTTCCCCGACATGTTCACGGTCGTACGGGACCTGGGAGTGACCGGCCGTGCGCACGGCCAAGGTAAATGGAACCTCCAGACCTGGAACCCGCGCGATTTCACCAGCGACGTCCATCGCACCGTGGACGATCGTCCTTACGGTGGCGGCCCGGGCATGGTGATGATGGCGGCGCCCCTGGCGGCCGCGGTGCAGGCCGCGCAGGCGCGCCGCGCCGCCGATGCGCTGCCTACGGCGCCGGTCATCCTGCTTTCCCCCACGGGTCGGCGTTTCGATCAGCCCCGCGCCCACGCACTTGCGGCCTCCGCCGGCGCGCTGCTCATCTGCGGGCGCTACGAAGGCGTGGACCAGCGCTTCATCGACCGCTATGTCGACGAGGAGCTTTCCCTGGGCGACTTCGTGCTTTCCGGCGGCGAGCTTGCCGCCCTGGCCGTGGTCGACGCCACGGTGCGCCTCTTGCCCGGCGTCCTGAACGACGACGAATCGGCCGTACAGGATTCCTTCAATCCCGCCTTGTCAGGCTTGTTGGACAGTCCGCACTACACGCGTCCGGAAGTCTATGACGGCGTGGCCGTGCCGGCGCCTTTGCTGTCGGGCCATCACGCCAACATCGCGCGCTGGCGCCGCGAACAATCCCTCCGCCTGACTGCCGAGCGGCGCCCCGACCTGATCGAGCTGGCGCGCGCGCGTGGGTGGCTGACGCCGCAGGACGAGCGCTT
This genomic interval from Bordetella genomosp. 8 contains the following:
- the rimM gene encoding ribosome maturation factor RimM (Essential for efficient processing of 16S rRNA) is translated as MSNAAPPTVAPADLVELGRIAAAYGVKGWVKIQPHSADADVLLSIAAAAHATSAGASSRSSRSSSPEKPSSAASASTWWLMRPALPGTAAAASGKTSPAIAYVVKAARAHGSTVVAQLAGIDDRDQAEALKGMAVCAPRSAFPAPEEDEYYWVDLIGCALYGDDDGTPVLLGVVDEVLDNGAHAVLKVLRQGTGPAGDPQPLLDARGRRVEMLVPFVQAHIRAVDLQGRRIDSDWPLDF
- the trmD gene encoding tRNA (guanosine(37)-N1)-methyltransferase TrmD, producing MRFDVLTLFPDMFTVVRDLGVTGRAHGQGKWNLQTWNPRDFTSDVHRTVDDRPYGGGPGMVMMAAPLAAAVQAAQARRAADALPTAPVILLSPTGRRFDQPRAHALAASAGALLICGRYEGVDQRFIDRYVDEELSLGDFVLSGGELAALAVVDATVRLLPGVLNDDESAVQDSFNPALSGLLDSPHYTRPEVYDGVAVPAPLLSGHHANIARWRREQSLRLTAERRPDLIELARARGWLTPQDERFLKTLLAGG